A single region of the Crocosphaera sp. UHCC 0190 genome encodes:
- a CDS encoding DUF4327 family protein, whose protein sequence is MTRYSIEDIQEEARQLVQQGKVDRKQRIYTLCQYLPSGEWSCIEMELERHDFLLRDCIGDLIPSQEWATD, encoded by the coding sequence ATGACACGCTATTCTATCGAAGACATTCAAGAAGAGGCTCGTCAGCTAGTGCAACAAGGGAAAGTTGATCGCAAACAGCGAATTTATACCCTTTGTCAATACCTACCTTCCGGGGAATGGTCTTGCATTGAAATGGAGTTAGAAAGACATGATTTCTTACTTAGAGATTGTATTGGTGATTTAATTCCTTCGCAAGAGTGGGCCACCGACTAA